A window of Photobacterium sp. GJ3 contains these coding sequences:
- the leuA gene encoding 2-isopropylmalate synthase, translating into MNNDQVIIFDTTLRDGEQALSASLTVKEKLQIAYALERLGVDVIEAGFPVSSPGDFESVQTIARHIKNSRICALSRAVANDIDVAAESLKVAEAFRIHTFISTSTIHVQDKLRRSYDDVIEMGVAAVKRARQYTDDVEFSCEDAGRTPIDNLCRMVEAAIKAGATTVNIPDTVGYTLPNEFGGIITQLFNRVPNIDKAVISVHCHDDLGMSVANSMSAVQAGARQIEGTINGIGERAGNCALEEIAMIIKTRAEFLGVSTQIKHEEISRTSRLVSQLCNMPIQSNKAIVGANAFSHSSGIHQDGMLKNKNTYEIMTPESIGLKNQALNLTSRSGRAAVKSHMDTMGYTEGDYNLDTLYADFLKLADRKGQVFDYDLEALMYFANLREEDDFYKLNYLSVQSGSVVATTSIKLQCGEEEKCEAAVGNGPVDALYQCIYRLTGYEIVLEKFELTAKGEGEDGLGQADIIANYKGRKYHGTGLATDIVEASGQALLHVINSIHRAEQIEEIKQKAKMETV; encoded by the coding sequence ATGAACAACGATCAGGTCATCATCTTCGACACCACGTTACGTGACGGCGAACAAGCGTTATCCGCCAGTTTAACTGTGAAAGAAAAACTGCAAATTGCATACGCGCTGGAGCGGCTGGGCGTGGATGTGATCGAAGCAGGCTTCCCGGTCTCTTCGCCGGGCGATTTTGAATCGGTGCAGACCATTGCCCGGCACATCAAGAACAGCCGTATCTGTGCCTTGTCCCGTGCCGTCGCGAACGACATTGATGTCGCCGCCGAATCGTTAAAAGTTGCCGAAGCCTTCCGAATTCATACCTTCATCTCCACCTCCACCATTCATGTTCAGGACAAACTGCGCCGCAGCTACGATGATGTCATCGAAATGGGTGTGGCCGCCGTCAAACGTGCCCGTCAGTACACGGATGATGTGGAATTTTCCTGTGAAGATGCAGGCCGGACCCCGATTGATAACCTGTGCCGCATGGTTGAAGCCGCGATCAAAGCCGGTGCCACCACAGTCAATATCCCGGATACCGTGGGCTATACCCTGCCCAACGAGTTTGGCGGGATTATCACCCAGCTGTTTAACCGGGTGCCGAACATTGATAAAGCCGTGATTTCTGTTCACTGCCACGACGATCTGGGCATGTCGGTCGCCAACTCTATGTCAGCCGTTCAGGCCGGTGCCCGCCAGATTGAAGGCACCATCAACGGTATTGGTGAACGCGCGGGTAACTGTGCGCTGGAAGAGATCGCCATGATCATCAAAACCCGCGCCGAATTCCTGGGCGTCAGCACCCAAATCAAGCATGAAGAAATTTCCCGCACCAGCCGTCTGGTCAGCCAGTTGTGCAACATGCCGATTCAGTCCAACAAAGCCATTGTCGGTGCCAATGCCTTCAGCCATTCCTCCGGGATTCATCAGGATGGCATGCTGAAGAACAAGAACACCTACGAAATTATGACGCCTGAGTCGATCGGTCTGAAAAATCAGGCTCTGAATCTGACCAGCCGCTCCGGCCGTGCTGCCGTGAAGAGCCACATGGACACCATGGGCTACACCGAAGGCGACTACAATCTGGACACCCTGTACGCCGATTTCCTGAAACTGGCCGACCGCAAGGGTCAGGTATTTGATTACGATCTGGAAGCCCTGATGTACTTCGCCAACCTGCGCGAAGAAGACGATTTCTACAAACTGAACTACCTGAGCGTCCAGTCCGGCAGCGTCGTTGCCACCACCAGTATCAAGCTGCAATGCGGTGAAGAAGAAAAATGCGAAGCGGCGGTCGGAAACGGCCCGGTTGATGCGCTGTACCAGTGTATTTACCGTTTAACCGGCTATGAGATCGTGCTGGAGAAATTCGAACTGACGGCCAAGGGTGAAGGGGAAGACGGTCTGGGTCAGGCCGATATTATTGCCAATTATAAAGGCCGTAAATACCACGGCACCGGTCTGGCAACCGACATTGTGGAAGCCTCTGGTCAGGCGTTGCTGCATGTGATCAACAGCATCCACCGCGCCGAACAAATCGAAGAAATTAAACAAAAAGCTAAAATGGAGACTGTATAA
- the leuB gene encoding 3-isopropylmalate dehydrogenase: MAGQSYQIAVLPGDGIGPEVMQQAHKVLNAIEEKFGFTLAREEFDVGGIAIDNHGSPLPAHTLKGCEAADAVLFGSVGGPKWEHLPANDQPERGALLPLRKHFQLFCNLRPAQIHSGLEAFSPLRADISERGFDIVVVRELTGGIYFGQPKGREGEGAMEKAFDTEVYHRYEIERIARIAFESARLRRKKVCSIDKANVLQSSILWREVVEQIAKDYPDVELSHMYIDNATMQLIKDPSQFDVMLCSNIFGDIISDECAMITGSMGMLPSASLNQDKFGMYEPAGGSAPDIAGKNIANPVAQILSAALMLRYSLGEEEAARAIEQAVSQALEAGELTADLAGSRPALSTDAMGDKIAAYIRQA, from the coding sequence ATGGCAGGTCAAAGCTATCAAATTGCTGTGTTACCCGGCGACGGGATTGGCCCGGAAGTGATGCAACAGGCGCACAAAGTCCTGAACGCGATCGAGGAAAAGTTCGGTTTCACACTGGCCCGCGAAGAATTTGATGTCGGTGGCATTGCCATCGACAATCACGGTTCCCCGCTGCCAGCGCATACCCTGAAAGGCTGTGAAGCCGCCGATGCCGTGTTGTTCGGCTCGGTCGGCGGCCCGAAATGGGAACACCTGCCAGCCAATGACCAGCCTGAACGCGGGGCACTGTTGCCACTGCGCAAACATTTCCAGTTGTTCTGTAACCTGCGTCCGGCCCAGATCCACAGCGGCCTGGAAGCTTTCTCACCCTTGCGAGCCGACATTTCCGAGCGCGGCTTTGATATCGTGGTGGTCCGTGAACTGACGGGCGGCATTTATTTTGGTCAGCCGAAAGGCCGGGAAGGCGAAGGGGCGATGGAAAAAGCCTTCGATACCGAAGTCTATCACCGCTACGAGATTGAACGCATTGCCCGCATCGCGTTTGAATCTGCCCGCCTGCGTCGCAAAAAAGTCTGCTCTATCGACAAAGCCAACGTGCTGCAAAGCTCCATTTTATGGCGCGAAGTGGTCGAGCAGATCGCCAAAGATTACCCGGATGTCGAACTGAGCCATATGTACATCGACAACGCAACCATGCAGCTGATCAAAGATCCGTCCCAGTTTGACGTGATGCTGTGCTCCAATATTTTCGGCGACATTATTTCAGACGAATGCGCCATGATCACCGGTTCCATGGGCATGCTGCCTTCTGCCAGTCTGAATCAGGACAAATTCGGTATGTACGAACCTGCCGGTGGTTCTGCCCCGGATATCGCAGGTAAAAACATCGCCAACCCGGTGGCACAGATTCTGTCGGCGGCGCTGATGCTGCGCTACAGCCTGGGTGAAGAAGAAGCGGCACGCGCCATTGAGCAAGCCGTCTCTCAGGCACTGGAAGCCGGGGAACTGACGGCAGATCTGGCAGGCAGCCGTCCGGCCCTGTCGACCGATGCCATGGGCGACAAGATCGCAGCCTATATCCGTCAGGCGTAA
- the leuC gene encoding 3-isopropylmalate dehydratase large subunit, giving the protein MSNTTTSAKTLYEKVYDAHVVVAAEGENPILYIDRHLVHEVTSPQAFDGLREKGRKVRQTGKTFATMDHNVSTQTKDIKASGEMARIQMETLAKNCEEFGVTLYDLNHKYQGIVHVMGPELGITLPGMTIVCGDSHTATHGAFGSLAFGIGTSEVEHVLATQTLKQARAKTMKIEVKGQVAPGITAKDIILAIIGETTAAGGTGYVVEFCGEAITDLTMEGRMTVCNMAIELGAKAGLIAPDQTTFDYIKDRKFAPTGADFDAAVAYWQTLKSDPDARFDKVVTLDAQSIKPQVTWGTNPGQVIAVDAPIPAPESFSDPVERASAAKALAYMGLEAGKKLADFPVDKVFIGSCTNSRIEDMRAAAAVAKGRKVAANVQALVVPGSEQVKAQAEKEGLDKIFIEAGFEWRLPGCSMCLAMNNDRLGPGERCASTSNRNFEGRQGRDGRTHLVSPAMAAAAACAGHFVDIRELDQATVATA; this is encoded by the coding sequence ATGTCAAACACAACAACATCAGCCAAAACGCTGTACGAAAAAGTTTATGACGCCCACGTGGTTGTGGCCGCTGAAGGTGAAAACCCGATCCTGTATATCGATCGTCATCTGGTCCATGAAGTTACCTCACCACAGGCGTTTGACGGCCTGCGTGAAAAAGGCCGCAAAGTCCGCCAGACCGGCAAGACGTTTGCCACCATGGATCACAATGTGTCCACTCAGACCAAAGACATCAAAGCGTCCGGCGAAATGGCACGGATTCAGATGGAAACCCTGGCAAAGAACTGCGAAGAATTCGGCGTCACCCTGTACGATCTGAACCACAAATATCAGGGCATCGTCCACGTCATGGGGCCTGAACTGGGGATCACGCTGCCGGGCATGACCATTGTCTGCGGTGATTCTCATACCGCTACCCACGGTGCATTCGGATCGCTGGCGTTCGGCATCGGCACCTCGGAAGTAGAGCATGTGCTGGCCACTCAGACCCTGAAACAGGCCCGCGCCAAAACCATGAAAATTGAGGTCAAAGGCCAGGTCGCTCCGGGGATCACGGCAAAAGACATTATTCTGGCCATCATCGGCGAAACCACGGCAGCCGGCGGTACCGGTTATGTGGTCGAGTTCTGTGGTGAAGCCATCACTGATCTGACGATGGAAGGCCGGATGACGGTCTGTAACATGGCGATTGAGCTGGGTGCCAAAGCGGGTCTGATCGCGCCGGATCAAACCACCTTTGATTACATCAAGGACCGCAAGTTTGCCCCGACCGGTGCCGATTTCGACGCTGCCGTGGCCTACTGGCAAACCCTGAAGTCGGATCCGGACGCCCGGTTCGACAAAGTGGTGACGCTGGATGCACAAAGCATCAAACCTCAAGTCACCTGGGGCACCAACCCGGGACAAGTGATTGCTGTCGATGCACCGATTCCGGCACCGGAAAGCTTCAGCGATCCGGTCGAGCGCGCTTCTGCAGCCAAAGCACTGGCGTATATGGGTCTGGAAGCCGGGAAAAAGCTGGCTGATTTTCCGGTTGATAAAGTTTTCATCGGTTCGTGCACCAACTCTCGCATCGAAGATATGCGGGCCGCGGCAGCCGTCGCGAAAGGCCGCAAAGTCGCAGCCAATGTTCAGGCGCTGGTCGTCCCGGGTTCTGAACAGGTGAAAGCGCAGGCGGAAAAAGAAGGTTTGGATAAAATCTTCATCGAAGCCGGTTTTGAATGGCGTCTGCCGGGTTGCTCCATGTGTCTGGCAATGAACAACGACCGCTTGGGTCCCGGGGAGCGCTGCGCGTCCACCAGTAACCGGAACTTTGAAGGTCGTCAGGGCCGTGATGGCCGGACTCATCTGGTCAGTCCCGCCATGGCTGCTGCTGCAGCCTGTGCCGGTCACTTCGTGGATATCCGCGAGCTGGACCAAGCAACCGTCGCCACCGCCTAA